The following proteins are co-located in the uncultured Tolumonas sp. genome:
- the glpD gene encoding glycerol-3-phosphate dehydrogenase, translating into MPHYDLVVIGGGINGTGIAADAAGRGLAVALFEADDLASATSSASSKLIHGGLRYLEHYEFRLVKEALAERETLLRMAPHIAHPMRFRLPHRPHLRPAWMIRAGLFLYDHLAKRVTLPACSSIKFSPNDGVQPHLVKGFEYSDAWVDDARLVVLNAMQARNHGARVDTRTACIKAVREQTHWKLTLQDQLNGQTFDVTADALVNATGPWVKRLFDETMALKSPRNIRLVKGSHIIVPRIHEREEAYILQNEDKRIVFVIPYQQHFSLIGTTDLEYTGDLRAVKINAEEVQYLCDVVNKHFIHQIAPADVVWSYSGVRPLCDDESSSPQAVTRDYTLELADEQGKAPLLSVFGGKLTTYRKLAQAACHKLAPYFPQAREDWTASSKLPGAEFEGNVLHLTQRYRKQAHWLNAATARRIASCYGSLAASWLPAELTVSFGHDLCVEEVDYLIEQEWACTVEDILWRRTKLGLTLDDEAKAQLKAYVAQRMATRIGKPVTQVKENIEETSAA; encoded by the coding sequence ATTCCGCATTACGATTTGGTTGTCATTGGTGGCGGGATCAATGGCACCGGCATTGCTGCCGATGCTGCTGGTCGCGGGCTGGCGGTGGCGCTGTTCGAAGCGGACGATCTGGCCAGCGCCACGTCTTCAGCTTCCAGCAAATTGATCCACGGTGGTTTGCGTTATCTGGAACATTACGAATTCCGGTTGGTCAAAGAGGCACTGGCGGAACGGGAAACCTTGCTGCGTATGGCACCGCATATTGCCCATCCAATGCGTTTTCGCCTGCCTCACCGCCCTCACCTGCGCCCGGCATGGATGATCCGCGCGGGTTTGTTCCTGTATGACCATCTGGCCAAACGTGTCACTTTACCGGCCTGCAGCAGTATCAAATTCTCACCCAATGATGGTGTGCAGCCACATCTGGTGAAGGGCTTTGAATATTCCGATGCCTGGGTCGATGATGCGCGATTAGTGGTGCTGAATGCCATGCAAGCACGCAACCATGGTGCACGCGTAGACACCCGCACTGCCTGTATCAAAGCAGTGCGCGAACAAACACATTGGAAACTGACTCTGCAAGATCAACTCAACGGCCAGACTTTCGACGTCACCGCCGATGCATTGGTGAATGCCACCGGCCCGTGGGTGAAACGGTTGTTTGATGAAACCATGGCGCTGAAATCGCCGCGGAATATCCGCTTGGTGAAAGGCAGTCACATTATCGTGCCGCGGATTCATGAGCGCGAAGAGGCTTACATTCTGCAAAATGAAGATAAGCGCATCGTGTTTGTCATTCCGTATCAGCAGCATTTTTCCCTGATTGGCACCACTGATCTGGAATACACCGGCGATCTGCGTGCAGTGAAAATTAATGCTGAGGAAGTGCAGTATCTGTGTGATGTGGTGAATAAACATTTCATCCATCAGATCGCACCTGCGGATGTTGTGTGGAGTTATTCCGGCGTGCGCCCACTGTGTGATGATGAATCGAGCTCACCGCAAGCCGTCACCCGCGATTACACGCTGGAGCTGGCCGACGAACAGGGTAAAGCGCCGCTGTTATCGGTGTTTGGCGGTAAACTGACGACCTACCGTAAACTGGCGCAAGCGGCCTGCCATAAACTGGCGCCCTATTTCCCACAAGCCAGGGAAGACTGGACTGCCAGCAGTAAGTTGCCAGGTGCTGAGTTTGAAGGCAACGTGCTGCATTTAACCCAGCGCTATCGCAAGCAGGCACATTGGCTGAATGCCGCCACCGCCCGCCGGATCGCCAGTTGCTACGGCAGCCTCGCCGCGAGTTGGTTGCCGGCTGAATTAACGGTCAGTTTTGGTCATGACTTGTGTGTCGAAGAGGTCGATTATTTAATCGAGCAGGAATGGGCCTGCACCGTGGAAGATATTTTGTGGCGCCGCACTAAACTTGGCTTAACGCTGGATGATGAAGCAAAAGCCCAGCTCAAGGCCTATGTGGCACAACGCATGGCAACTCGGATTGGTAAACCAGTAACACAAGTAAAAGAGAACATCGAAGAAACATCGGCTGCCTAA